A section of the Arcobacter roscoffensis genome encodes:
- a CDS encoding VWA domain-containing protein, whose translation MSFLYQNVLFFMLLPSFILLFLIIKKGDKFSQYFTKDTLDKLSISNRYFSTKARNITLLIALIFMIIALARPVINEKNISSKHKINSLVIAIDVSKSMLANDILPNRLSFAKEKTINIIDVYENFAISVIVFAKDAFILSPLTQDLDSLKYLVNNLDYTLDFNNGTNIYATLEASNKLLKHYKNKNLILLSDGGDKKEFIEEIELANENKIKVYTIATATSKPTPIKLKNNTFLTNKNNQVVTVKLNENIKKLALQSGGGYIDFTLDNNDITQIKNEITSSFSKKEFKSKKYKAYTELFYYPLAIGIFLLLIAFSSLPNLKKLNKNANIFFIFIIFSFLNPNSLKASIFDFKHIEDSKKAYEEKNYDKAYNELLKVKESKEKEYNLANILYKQKKYKEAIKRYESIKSDDRNLEFNRLHNLGNAYAKNKQYKNAIESYKNALKIKNNEATKQNLEKVKKLLDKNKKDENKSKENKNKNKKQDENKEQKNKQKKDSNSKKSKDTENKKEENKKQESINDKKYISKKEEEKWLKQLEIKKPKVFLQKVKSKTNQESQTAW comes from the coding sequence TTGAGTTTTTTATACCAAAATGTACTATTTTTTATGCTATTACCAAGTTTTATTTTACTGTTTTTAATTATTAAAAAAGGTGATAAGTTTTCTCAATATTTCACAAAAGATACACTAGATAAACTATCTATTTCAAATAGGTATTTTTCTACAAAAGCTAGAAATATCACCCTTTTAATAGCTCTTATTTTTATGATAATAGCTCTTGCAAGACCTGTGATAAATGAGAAAAACATAAGTTCAAAACATAAAATAAATTCACTTGTAATTGCTATTGATGTATCAAAATCAATGTTAGCAAATGATATTTTGCCCAATAGACTAAGTTTTGCAAAAGAAAAAACCATAAACATAATAGATGTGTATGAAAATTTTGCTATTTCAGTCATAGTATTTGCAAAAGATGCGTTTATACTATCTCCACTAACGCAAGATTTAGACTCATTAAAATACTTAGTAAACAATCTTGATTATACGCTAGATTTTAACAATGGCACAAATATATACGCAACACTAGAAGCTTCAAATAAACTTCTAAAACATTATAAAAACAAGAACCTTATTTTACTAAGCGATGGAGGAGATAAAAAAGAGTTTATAGAAGAAATTGAGCTTGCCAATGAAAATAAAATAAAAGTCTATACAATAGCAACTGCAACATCAAAACCTACACCAATTAAACTTAAGAACAATACTTTTTTAACAAATAAAAACAATCAAGTAGTAACAGTCAAACTTAATGAGAATATAAAAAAATTAGCTTTACAAAGTGGTGGAGGATATATAGATTTCACACTTGATAATAACGATATAACACAAATAAAAAATGAAATAACTAGCTCATTTTCAAAAAAAGAGTTTAAATCAAAAAAGTATAAAGCATATACCGAGCTATTTTATTATCCCCTTGCTATAGGAATATTTTTATTACTTATAGCTTTTTCATCATTACCTAATCTAAAAAAATTAAACAAAAATGCCAATATCTTTTTTATATTTATTATTTTCTCTTTTTTAAATCCAAATAGTTTAAAGGCTTCAATTTTTGATTTTAAGCATATTGAAGATTCAAAAAAAGCCTATGAAGAAAAAAACTACGATAAAGCATATAATGAACTATTAAAAGTTAAAGAAAGTAAAGAAAAAGAGTATAACCTTGCAAATATACTTTATAAACAAAAAAAATATAAAGAAGCTATAAAAAGATATGAAAGTATCAAAAGTGATGATAGAAATCTAGAATTTAATAGGCTTCATAATTTAGGTAATGCTTATGCTAAAAACAAACAATATAAAAATGCAATTGAGAGCTATAAAAATGCCCTTAAAATTAAAAATAATGAAGCAACTAAGCAGAACCTAGAAAAAGTAAAAAAACTTCTTGATAAAAATAAGAAAGATGAAAATAAATCTAAAGAAAATAAGAACAAAAATAAAAAGCAAGATGAAAATAAAGAACAAAAGAATAAACAAAAAAAAGACTCAAACTCTAAAAAATCTAAAGACACTGAAAATAAAAAAGAAGAAAACAAAAAACAAGAAAGTATAAATGATAAGAAATATATATCAAAAAAAGAAGAAGAAAAATGGCTTAAACAATTAGAAATTAAAAAGCCTAAAGTATTTCTACAAAAAGTAAAATCTAAAACTAATCAAGAGTCTCAAACTGCTTGGTAG
- a CDS encoding YifB family Mg chelatase-like AAA ATPase translates to MKIIKSASLETIEAHSVIVEATFTKGLPSFTIVGLISTSIQESKDRVKSALLTNDFKFPPLKITVNLAPSEIKKKGSHFDLAIALQICFYDNKSSLFDDFYIFGELGLDGKIKDTNSIFPIVLSLSKQKNIKKVLVCDQTAVKISKIPGLEIHVVNTLSEAIEFFSSKENKNFFKNSSLDYKFLKHKEEKYYYKQEYDLDFLDVIGQDMAKYAALISAAGNHNLLMEGSPGCGKSMIAKRIKYIMPPMNLEEILEKAKLMALDFKDVDFSPTRSFRSPHNSSTKSSIFGGGSQNAKIGEIALSNNGILFFDELPHFSKSILEALREPLEDNKILISRVNTKVEYETKFTFISAMNPCPCGNLLSSIKECRCSDLEIQRYKNRLSEPFLDRIDMFVTMNDNLSDNKNIVSSKELHENVIEVFYKQIKRGQKNLNGKLNDKDIKKYCILDTESQEILDKAIINYQLSYRSINKVLKVARTIADLNDNEKIEKSDLLKSLNFRKR, encoded by the coding sequence ATGAAAATAATAAAATCTGCATCCTTAGAAACAATAGAAGCTCATTCTGTAATAGTAGAAGCCACTTTTACAAAAGGACTTCCATCTTTTACAATAGTTGGATTAATTTCTACAAGTATTCAAGAATCAAAGGATAGAGTGAAGTCTGCACTTTTAACTAATGACTTCAAATTTCCTCCTTTAAAAATCACTGTAAATTTAGCTCCAAGTGAGATTAAGAAAAAAGGTTCTCACTTTGATTTAGCAATTGCTCTACAAATATGCTTTTATGATAATAAAAGCTCTTTATTTGATGATTTTTATATTTTTGGTGAGCTAGGTTTAGATGGAAAAATAAAAGATACAAACTCTATTTTTCCTATAGTTTTATCTTTATCTAAACAGAAAAATATAAAGAAGGTTTTAGTTTGTGATCAAACAGCAGTGAAGATATCAAAAATTCCTGGACTAGAAATACATGTTGTAAATACTTTAAGTGAAGCAATAGAGTTTTTTTCTTCAAAAGAGAACAAAAACTTTTTTAAAAATAGTTCTTTGGATTATAAATTTTTAAAGCACAAAGAAGAAAAGTATTATTATAAGCAAGAGTATGACTTAGATTTTTTAGATGTTATAGGTCAAGATATGGCTAAATATGCTGCACTTATTAGTGCAGCTGGTAATCATAATCTTTTAATGGAAGGCAGCCCTGGTTGTGGGAAATCTATGATAGCCAAAAGAATAAAATATATAATGCCACCTATGAATTTAGAAGAGATTCTAGAAAAGGCAAAATTAATGGCATTAGATTTTAAAGATGTTGATTTTTCACCTACTAGAAGTTTTAGAAGCCCCCATAATAGTAGTACTAAATCATCAATTTTTGGTGGTGGTAGTCAAAATGCAAAAATTGGAGAAATTGCTTTAAGTAATAATGGTATATTGTTCTTTGATGAACTTCCTCATTTTTCAAAATCAATCTTAGAAGCTTTAAGAGAGCCCTTAGAAGATAATAAGATTCTAATATCAAGGGTAAATACAAAGGTTGAATATGAAACAAAATTTACATTTATATCTGCAATGAATCCCTGTCCTTGTGGAAATCTTTTGTCAAGTATAAAAGAGTGTAGGTGTAGTGATCTTGAAATACAAAGATATAAAAACAGATTATCAGAACCTTTCTTAGATAGAATTGATATGTTTGTAACAATGAATGATAATCTAAGTGATAATAAGAATATAGTAAGTTCAAAAGAATTACATGAAAATGTAATTGAAGTATTTTACAAACAAATAAAAAGAGGTCAAAAAAATCTAAATGGTAAGTTAAATGATAAAGATATAAAAAAATATTGTATTTTAGATACTGAATCTCAAGAGATTCTAGATAAAGCAATTATAAATTATCAGCTTTCGTATAGAAGTATCAATAAAGTCTTAAAAGTAGCTAGAACTATTGCAGATTTAAATGATAATGAGAAAATAGAAAAGTCTGATTTACTTAAGAGTTTAAACTTTAGAAAAAGATAG
- the era gene encoding GTPase Era, translating into MTRCGYVSVVGRPNAGKSSLLNWLVGEKIAMVSHKANATRRRSNIIVMHEDNQIIFVDTPGIHETEKLLNQFMLDEALKAMGDCDLILFLAPVTDKLTHYENFLEKNKKNVKHVLLLTKIDNVSNTEVLEKMKEYEKYSDRYESVIPVSIKKQTTHSDILDDVVTYLPEHPYLFDPEIMTTEHLRDIFKEFIRESIFENISDEIPYETDVLIEKVEEKENLDVIKATIIVQKGTQKGMIIGKGATAIKRIGKDARLKIEKLTGRKCYLELFVSIKKGWTKNKKGLKELGYDVDN; encoded by the coding sequence ATGACAAGATGTGGTTATGTATCTGTAGTTGGAAGACCCAACGCTGGTAAAAGTTCACTTTTAAATTGGCTAGTTGGTGAAAAAATTGCAATGGTATCACATAAAGCAAATGCAACAAGAAGAAGATCAAATATTATTGTAATGCATGAAGATAATCAAATTATATTTGTAGATACTCCAGGTATTCATGAAACTGAAAAACTTTTAAATCAGTTTATGTTAGATGAAGCCTTAAAAGCTATGGGTGATTGTGATTTGATTTTATTTTTAGCTCCTGTTACAGATAAGCTTACACATTATGAAAACTTTTTAGAAAAAAATAAAAAAAATGTAAAGCATGTACTTCTTTTAACTAAAATTGATAATGTATCAAATACAGAGGTTTTAGAAAAAATGAAAGAGTATGAAAAATACTCGGATAGATATGAGTCTGTTATTCCTGTATCTATTAAAAAACAAACAACTCATAGTGATATTTTAGATGATGTAGTTACATACCTTCCAGAACATCCATATCTTTTTGACCCAGAGATTATGACAACTGAACATTTAAGAGATATTTTTAAAGAGTTTATTAGAGAATCAATTTTTGAGAATATTTCAGATGAAATTCCTTATGAAACAGATGTTTTAATTGAAAAGGTTGAAGAAAAAGAGAACTTAGATGTTATAAAAGCTACTATTATTGTACAAAAAGGTACTCAAAAGGGTATGATTATTGGAAAAGGTGCAACTGCTATTAAAAGAATAGGAAAAGATGCTAGACTTAAAATAGAAAAATTAACTGGAAGAAAATGTTATTTAGAACTTTTTGTTTCAATTAAAAAAGGTTGGACTAAAAATAAAAAAGGACTAAAAGAATTAGGTTATGATGTAGATAACTAA
- the def gene encoding peptide deformylase, protein MIREVITYPNKLLRTKSKDVEKFDDELHTLLDDMYDTMIDQSGVGLAAIQVGIPLNILIISLPDENDVQAKEDLIEAVNPVITHKDGEQVFTEGCLSVPGFHEDVKRAQNIVVEYYNRYGQKQTMEADDFLSVAWQHEMEHLEGHLFIENLSFLKRKKFEKEWKRKLKEKGKS, encoded by the coding sequence ATGATTAGAGAAGTTATTACTTATCCAAATAAATTACTTCGAACAAAGTCTAAAGATGTGGAGAAGTTCGACGATGAACTTCACACACTTTTAGATGATATGTATGATACAATGATTGATCAAAGTGGAGTTGGACTTGCAGCAATACAAGTTGGGATTCCATTAAACATACTTATTATTAGTCTACCTGATGAGAATGATGTTCAAGCTAAAGAGGATTTAATTGAGGCAGTTAACCCAGTTATTACTCATAAAGATGGTGAACAAGTTTTTACAGAAGGCTGTTTGAGTGTTCCTGGATTTCATGAGGATGTAAAAAGAGCACAAAATATTGTAGTTGAATATTATAATAGATATGGTCAAAAACAAACTATGGAAGCTGATGATTTTCTTTCAGTTGCATGGCAACATGAGATGGAGCATTTAGAAGGTCATCTATTTATCGAAAACTTATCATTTTTAAAAAGAAAGAAATTCGAAAAAGAGTGGAAAAGGAAGTTAAAAGAAAAAGGAAAAAGTTAA
- a CDS encoding methyl-accepting chemotaxis protein gives MFGAVSSTQLEVIDSYFKQFVELVQYKRNKFEYIESTGNAKVDKMFKEWNELIKSTEKNNQADMKVLGEIVLNLDKLEQGTYKCRVKSDTKNPMIHTLKEGINLMLDTVEKDMTRLGDTMNSYAKNDYTAKVRISPRVKDKMRAVMESANSLGETLANQAQTNLENGQKLEQNSSIMRNSMHNLSTKANEQAASLEQTSASLEEITSITRNNANNASKMADLGNTVRGAVSNGRTLASQTASSMEEINTKVSSINEAITIIDQIAFQTNILSLNAAVEAATAGEAGKGFAVVAQEVRNLAARSAEAAKDIKVLVEDANEKANSGKKISDEMINGYETLNNHINETISIIEDVSNSSKEQMSGIEQINDAVTMLDRVTQENANEANQTTSISNEVSQMANLLVEDAKSKKF, from the coding sequence ATGTTTGGAGCAGTATCAAGTACACAACTTGAAGTAATAGATAGTTACTTTAAACAGTTTGTTGAATTAGTTCAATATAAAAGAAATAAATTTGAATATATAGAATCAACAGGAAATGCAAAAGTTGATAAAATGTTCAAAGAGTGGAATGAACTTATAAAAAGTACAGAAAAAAACAATCAAGCTGATATGAAAGTATTAGGTGAAATTGTTTTAAACTTAGATAAATTAGAACAGGGTACTTATAAATGTAGAGTAAAATCTGACACAAAGAACCCTATGATTCATACTTTAAAAGAAGGTATTAATCTTATGCTTGATACTGTTGAAAAAGATATGACTAGACTTGGTGATACGATGAACTCGTATGCGAAGAATGACTATACAGCAAAAGTTAGAATAAGCCCAAGAGTAAAAGATAAAATGAGAGCAGTGATGGAAAGTGCAAACTCACTTGGTGAAACACTTGCAAACCAAGCGCAAACAAACCTAGAAAACGGACAAAAGTTAGAGCAAAACTCATCAATCATGAGAAACTCAATGCATAACCTTTCTACTAAAGCAAATGAACAAGCAGCATCACTAGAGCAAACTTCTGCTTCTTTAGAAGAAATTACTTCTATTACTAGAAATAATGCTAACAATGCTTCTAAAATGGCTGATTTAGGTAATACTGTTAGAGGTGCTGTTTCTAATGGTAGAACTTTAGCTTCTCAAACTGCTTCTTCTATGGAGGAAATTAATACTAAGGTATCTTCTATTAACGAAGCTATTACTATTATTGACCAAATTGCTTTCCAAACAAATATCCTTTCACTAAATGCTGCTGTTGAAGCTGCTACTGCTGGTGAAGCTGGTAAAGGTTTTGCTGTTGTTGCTCAAGAAGTTAGAAATCTTGCAGCTAGATCAGCTGAGGCTGCTAAGGATATTAAAGTTTTAGTTGAAGATGCAAATGAAAAAGCAAATTCAGGTAAAAAGATTTCAGATGAGATGATTAATGGATATGAAACATTAAACAATCATATTAATGAAACTATTTCTATTATTGAAGATGTTAGTAATTCTTCAAAAGAGCAAATGAGTGGAATTGAGCAGATTAATGATGCAGTAACAATGCTTGATAGAGTTACACAAGAGAATGCAAACGAAGCAAATCAAACAACAAGTATTTCAAACGAAGTGTCACAGATGGCTAATTTATTAGTTGAAGATGCTAAGAGCAAAAAGTTTTAG
- the tig gene encoding trigger factor: protein MEFNAQRVDEANVVISSKIEKDTIETNLDKLAKQAAKTMDIQGFRKGKVPVAVVKQRYADKLREDAEGDALRTVLADGLKELDVKNEDMVGEPAISKFEKNEDGSIDVEVKVAVKPNVDLGDYKALLPEVESKEASEEEVTSRLEEMAKQSAPLEKIKRKRMVREGDFAVIDFEGFVDGVAFDGGKAEQYSLEIGSGSFIPGFEDQIIGMKYEEEKDVVVTFPEEYQSKELAGKEATFKVTLHEIQEKAAPELNDELATKMLPQEEGATLETLKEKIKEQITNEEKAKYYREELKPAYLEKLVETLEFALPATVVEQEVNHALNNKVRTMSEDEIKALQEDASKVEDIRDELKEDAQNSVKATFIVDALAKAEEVEVSDQEVTQVLYFEAMQMGQNPQEVLKQYEEAGYLPAIKMSMIEERVISKLLDEKLGK from the coding sequence ATGGAATTTAACGCACAAAGAGTTGACGAAGCAAATGTAGTGATTTCTTCAAAAATTGAAAAAGACACTATTGAAACAAACTTAGATAAATTAGCTAAACAAGCTGCAAAAACTATGGATATCCAAGGTTTTAGAAAAGGAAAGGTTCCTGTAGCTGTAGTTAAGCAAAGATATGCTGATAAGTTAAGAGAAGATGCTGAAGGTGATGCATTAAGAACAGTTTTAGCTGATGGATTAAAAGAATTAGACGTTAAAAATGAAGATATGGTTGGTGAGCCAGCAATTTCTAAATTTGAAAAAAACGAAGATGGTTCTATTGATGTTGAAGTAAAAGTAGCTGTTAAGCCAAATGTAGATTTAGGTGATTATAAAGCATTATTACCAGAAGTTGAGTCTAAAGAAGCATCTGAAGAAGAAGTAACTTCTAGATTAGAAGAAATGGCAAAGCAATCTGCTCCATTAGAAAAAATCAAAAGAAAAAGAATGGTAAGAGAAGGTGACTTCGCTGTTATCGATTTCGAAGGTTTTGTTGATGGTGTAGCATTTGATGGTGGTAAAGCTGAGCAATATTCTTTAGAAATTGGTTCAGGTTCATTTATCCCAGGATTTGAAGATCAAATCATTGGTATGAAATATGAAGAAGAAAAAGATGTAGTTGTTACATTCCCAGAAGAGTACCAATCAAAAGAATTAGCTGGTAAAGAAGCTACATTTAAAGTAACTTTACATGAAATTCAAGAAAAAGCAGCTCCTGAGTTAAATGATGAGTTAGCAACTAAAATGTTACCACAAGAAGAGGGTGCAACTTTAGAAACTTTAAAAGAAAAAATCAAAGAACAAATCACTAATGAAGAAAAAGCTAAATACTACAGAGAAGAGTTAAAGCCTGCTTACTTAGAGAAATTAGTTGAGACTTTAGAGTTTGCTTTACCTGCAACAGTAGTTGAGCAAGAAGTTAACCATGCTTTAAACAACAAAGTTAGAACTATGAGTGAAGATGAAATCAAAGCATTACAAGAAGATGCATCTAAAGTAGAAGATATAAGAGATGAGTTAAAAGAAGATGCTCAAAATTCTGTAAAAGCTACGTTTATTGTAGATGCATTAGCAAAAGCTGAAGAAGTAGAAGTATCTGACCAAGAAGTTACTCAAGTATTATACTTTGAAGCAATGCAAATGGGTCAAAACCCACAAGAAGTATTAAAACAATACGAAGAAGCAGGATACCTACCAGCTATTAAAATGTCTATGATTGAAGAGAGAGTTATCTCTAAATTATTAGATGAAAAATTAGGTAAATAA
- a CDS encoding PAS domain-containing protein produces the protein MAAGQETVLDDYAFLVSETDAKGIIRFANSDFCSIAEYSIEELLGKPHSMVRHKDMPSKAFKSLWDTVQRGEIWTGYVKNATKSGGYYWVYATVYPFESCDGSKGYMSCRRKASPKEISAAEELYATWNKEEGRR, from the coding sequence ATGGCAGCAGGACAAGAAACAGTATTAGATGATTATGCGTTTTTAGTAAGTGAGACGGATGCAAAGGGAATAATAAGATTTGCCAATAGTGATTTTTGTAGTATAGCAGAGTATTCAATAGAAGAGCTATTAGGAAAACCTCATAGTATGGTAAGACATAAGGATATGCCAAGTAAGGCATTTAAGTCATTATGGGACACAGTACAAAGAGGTGAAATTTGGACAGGGTATGTAAAGAACGCTACAAAATCAGGTGGGTATTATTGGGTATATGCAACAGTATATCCATTTGAGTCATGTGATGGTTCTAAAGGGTACATGTCTTGTAGAAGAAAAGCCTCTCCTAAAGAAATCTCAGCAGCTGAGGAGCTTTATGCTACTTGGAACAAAGAGGAAGGAAGGAGATAA
- a CDS encoding GspE/PulE family protein, translating to MKTVLNEKINYDLITSYDVSYLREYTILPFFDDGLTLYLYVSEDSNLNTCQEFFNNKNLKFLSCEKEEILFLLSDISTKLRLFSLAGKSKEFDSLNSSFMQDFLEKLLSYSIEKNSSDIHIESCNNLTLFRFRIDGNLKTFLVLEKNFIKLVSSYLKLISNLDITQNRLPLDSRFSFLIDAKKFDFRLSTMPTLEAESIVIRVLDSKNINIDINKIGFSSHILLDIQNALKLTQGLILVTGPTGSGKTTTLYSMLNILNSNEKKIITIEDPIEYKLENITQVQVNNKIGLNFDLVLRNILRQDPDIIFIGEIRDELSLQIALQASLTGHLVLASIHANNSSETITRLYDLKADPFLISTTLKLVLSQRLVLSYCKYCQAKGCSKCNFTKYKGRTIISEALKIDESLSSMIFKKQSINTFNEYLRKIKHRSLYDDGKLKVKENITSMEELLKVIGL from the coding sequence ATGAAAACAGTTTTAAATGAAAAAATTAACTATGATTTAATTACTAGTTATGATGTGTCTTATTTAAGAGAATATACTATTTTACCTTTCTTTGATGATGGTTTAACTTTATATTTATATGTAAGTGAAGATTCAAATTTAAATACCTGTCAAGAATTTTTCAATAATAAAAACTTAAAATTTTTATCTTGTGAAAAAGAAGAAATACTATTTTTATTAAGTGATATTAGCACAAAGCTTAGGCTTTTTTCATTAGCTGGAAAAAGTAAGGAGTTTGATAGTCTAAACAGTTCTTTTATGCAAGATTTCTTAGAAAAACTTTTAAGCTATTCTATTGAAAAAAATAGTAGTGATATACATATTGAAAGTTGTAATAACTTAACTCTTTTTAGATTTAGAATTGATGGAAATTTAAAGACTTTTTTAGTTTTAGAAAAGAATTTTATAAAGCTTGTATCTTCATATTTAAAGCTAATTTCCAATCTAGATATTACTCAAAATAGACTTCCTTTAGATAGTAGATTTTCTTTTCTTATTGATGCTAAGAAATTTGATTTTAGATTATCTACTATGCCTACTTTAGAAGCTGAATCAATTGTAATTAGAGTATTAGATAGTAAAAATATCAATATAGATATAAATAAAATAGGCTTTTCTTCTCATATTTTACTTGATATTCAAAATGCCTTGAAATTAACGCAAGGTTTGATTTTAGTTACAGGTCCTACAGGTAGTGGTAAAACAACTACTTTATATTCAATGTTAAATATATTAAATTCAAATGAAAAAAAGATTATAACTATAGAAGACCCAATTGAGTATAAGCTTGAAAATATCACACAAGTTCAAGTTAATAATAAAATAGGCTTGAATTTTGATTTAGTATTAAGAAATATCTTAAGACAAGATCCTGATATTATTTTCATAGGTGAGATAAGAGATGAATTGTCTTTGCAGATTGCATTACAGGCTTCTTTGACAGGGCATTTAGTACTTGCAAGTATTCATGCAAATAATAGTAGTGAAACAATTACGAGGTTGTATGATTTAAAAGCTGACCCATTTTTGATATCAACTACTCTAAAGCTTGTTTTATCTCAAAGATTGGTTTTGTCTTATTGTAAGTATTGCCAGGCAAAAGGTTGTAGTAAATGTAACTTTACAAAATATAAAGGAAGAACAATTATATCAGAGGCTTTAAAAATAGATGAAAGTTTATCTTCAATGATTTTTAAAAAACAAAGTATTAATACTTTCAATGAATACTTAAGAAAAATAAAACATAGAAGTTTATACGACGATGGAAAACTAAAAGTTAAAGAGAACATTACTTCAATGGAAGAATTACTCAAAGTGATTGGTTTATAA
- the clpP gene encoding ATP-dependent Clp endopeptidase proteolytic subunit ClpP: protein MSYIPYVVEKSGRGERSYDIYSRLLKDRIIMLSGEINDQVASTVVAQLLFLEAEDPDKDIYLYINSPGGVITSGMSIYDTMNYIKPDVCTICIGQAASMGAFLLSSGVKGKRYSLPHSRIMIHQPLGGAQGQATDIQIQAKEIQRMKDELNGMIAEQTGQDIETVEKDTDRDNFMSATEAKDYGLVDEVIARHK, encoded by the coding sequence ATGAGCTATATACCATACGTAGTTGAGAAAAGTGGAAGAGGTGAGAGAAGTTACGATATTTACTCTAGACTTCTTAAAGATAGAATTATTATGTTAAGTGGTGAAATAAATGACCAAGTAGCGTCTACAGTTGTTGCACAGCTTTTATTTTTAGAAGCAGAAGACCCAGATAAAGACATCTATCTTTATATCAACTCTCCAGGTGGAGTGATTACTAGTGGTATGTCTATTTATGATACTATGAATTATATAAAGCCAGATGTTTGTACTATTTGTATAGGACAGGCAGCATCTATGGGTGCATTTTTATTATCTTCTGGGGTAAAAGGTAAGAGATATTCTCTTCCTCACTCTAGAATTATGATTCACCAACCATTAGGTGGAGCACAAGGTCAAGCTACTGATATTCAGATTCAAGCTAAAGAGATTCAAAGAATGAAAGATGAATTAAACGGTATGATTGCAGAACAAACAGGTCAAGATATTGAAACTGTTGAAAAAGATACTGATAGAGATAACTTTATGAGTGCAACTGAAGCAAAAGATTATGGTTTAGTTGATGAAGTTATAGCAAGACATAAATAA